A stretch of Desulfotalea psychrophila LSv54 DNA encodes these proteins:
- a CDS encoding PilZ domain-containing protein, translating to MPREQRSGKRFSLETAVKITYRHNQEPEQVETVSANISNGGAFLRTLQPLPLASKLQVEFLLDMENLKKLRFILSINSLKEFCQRPRVWVITTGVVIRQEADGIAMVFNNNYTVTPIQPGESSFFNQKR from the coding sequence ATGCCCAGAGAACAGCGAAGCGGAAAACGATTCTCCCTAGAAACAGCCGTTAAGATTACCTATCGGCACAACCAAGAACCAGAACAGGTGGAAACGGTCAGCGCCAATATAAGCAACGGCGGGGCCTTTCTCCGCACCCTGCAACCTCTCCCCCTGGCCTCTAAACTGCAGGTAGAGTTTCTCCTTGATATGGAAAACCTAAAAAAGCTCCGCTTTATCCTCTCTATCAACAGCCTAAAAGAGTTTTGCCAAAGGCCCAGGGTTTGGGTCATTACAACGGGAGTTGTTATTCGCCAGGAGGCAGATGGTATCGCCATGGTCTTTAACAATAACTACACGGTAACACCAATACAACCAGGAGAAAGCTCTTTTTTCAACCAAAAGAGATAG
- a CDS encoding RNA methyltransferase PUA domain-containing protein: MRRFFFSRQQEEEGLVVLSPEESRHISRVLRLEPGEVVELLDGRGSVFGGEIVAVGAEVQVRITAERPTVVGQTDGTCCSGRFEGAEDGFGHSKVH, translated from the coding sequence ATGAGAAGATTTTTTTTCAGTCGGCAACAGGAAGAAGAGGGGCTGGTGGTTCTTTCACCAGAGGAGTCCAGGCATATCAGTAGGGTTCTCCGGCTTGAGCCCGGTGAGGTGGTTGAACTGCTCGATGGTCGTGGCTCTGTCTTTGGTGGTGAAATTGTTGCGGTTGGAGCAGAGGTGCAGGTAAGAATTACGGCAGAGCGTCCAACTGTGGTGGGACAAACGGACGGTACGTGTTGCTCAGGGCGTTTTGAAGGGGCAGAAGATGGATTTGGTCATTCAAAAGTGCACTGA
- a CDS encoding RsmE family RNA methyltransferase: MDLVIQKCTELGAEVFIPYDAARSQGKLDASQARKKQERWQRISLEACKQCMRPQPMTVASPASFVDLVTAESVEGPRLKLIFWEEESATNLYNLPGLADASGVDIILGPEGGISREEIEIARAHGWQTVSLGQRILRAETAAIVALTLVQYLTGNLS; this comes from the coding sequence ATGGATTTGGTCATTCAAAAGTGCACTGAACTCGGCGCCGAGGTGTTTATTCCCTACGATGCTGCCCGTAGTCAGGGCAAGCTCGATGCCAGTCAGGCCCGGAAAAAGCAGGAACGTTGGCAGCGTATCTCCCTTGAGGCCTGCAAGCAATGTATGCGTCCCCAACCTATGACCGTTGCCTCTCCCGCCAGTTTTGTCGATCTTGTTACGGCTGAGTCAGTCGAAGGACCTCGGCTTAAACTTATCTTCTGGGAGGAGGAGAGTGCGACAAATTTATATAACTTGCCGGGGCTTGCCGATGCCTCTGGGGTGGATATCATTCTTGGCCCGGAGGGAGGGATCTCCCGGGAAGAGATAGAGATTGCTCGCGCTCATGGTTGGCAGACGGTGAGTCTGGGACAGCGCATTCTTCGGGCAGAAACGGCAGCCATTGTCGCCCTTACACTTGTTCAGTATTTGACGGGAAATTTATCGTGA
- the mnmH gene encoding tRNA 2-selenouridine(34) synthase MnmH, with protein MKKEKEGQAIDPETMLAEALHSVAFTDPSYGDYLVVDVRTHAEFIENSLPGAINIPLFDEMERSVIGTLYKQVGRQEAVQAGFEIVHPKLSAIVESFEPYRQRKLLISCARGGMRSRAVVNLLAGQGFNIAQLEGGYKAYRHTVLDRVKNFAPEMIVLHGMTGVGKTRIIEKLSPSIDLELMANHRSSLFGALDREASNQKGFEAAFYQKIEEGGQEPFFVEGESRKIGQVFMPDRFAVAMKQARMVFVTASMETRVQRIIEDYPMDDPQVRSKALAVVKSLRQRLGGKIVDQLSLLLQRDDLSEFVHILLTDYYDGRYGNCMLEYNYDLRLSSENIDDTVAELVKYRQSLL; from the coding sequence GTGAAAAAAGAGAAGGAAGGGCAAGCAATTGATCCCGAAACTATGTTGGCTGAGGCTTTACATAGCGTGGCCTTTACCGATCCCTCCTATGGGGATTATCTGGTGGTCGATGTTCGCACTCATGCAGAATTTATCGAAAATTCCCTGCCAGGTGCGATCAATATTCCTCTCTTTGATGAGATGGAGCGAAGCGTTATTGGTACCCTCTATAAGCAGGTGGGCAGGCAGGAGGCCGTGCAGGCAGGATTTGAAATTGTCCACCCTAAGCTCTCCGCGATTGTCGAGAGCTTTGAACCTTATCGACAGAGAAAATTGCTTATCTCCTGTGCCCGTGGTGGCATGCGTTCCCGGGCGGTGGTCAATCTTTTAGCAGGGCAGGGGTTTAATATTGCTCAGCTGGAGGGTGGTTATAAGGCCTATCGTCACACTGTTCTGGACAGGGTGAAGAACTTTGCCCCGGAGATGATTGTCCTGCACGGGATGACTGGGGTGGGAAAGACCCGCATCATCGAAAAGCTCTCCCCTAGTATTGATCTGGAGTTGATGGCTAATCATCGAAGTTCTCTCTTTGGTGCCCTGGACCGAGAGGCGAGCAATCAAAAAGGTTTTGAGGCGGCGTTTTATCAAAAAATAGAGGAAGGTGGGCAGGAACCATTTTTTGTGGAAGGAGAGAGCAGGAAGATCGGTCAGGTCTTTATGCCCGATCGTTTTGCTGTGGCCATGAAGCAGGCTAGGATGGTATTTGTTACAGCTTCCATGGAGACCCGTGTTCAACGCATTATCGAAGACTATCCCATGGATGATCCTCAGGTGCGTAGCAAGGCCCTGGCTGTAGTTAAATCCCTGCGTCAACGGTTGGGAGGGAAGATTGTTGACCAGCTTTCCCTTCTTCTGCAGCGTGATGATCTCTCCGAGTTTGTCCATATTCTTCTTACTGACTATTACGACGGGCGTTATGGCAACTGTATGCTCGAGTATAACTACGACCTTCGCCTCTCCTCTGAGAATATTGACGATACCGTGGCCGAGTTGGTTAAGTATCGACAGAGCCTGCTCTAG
- a CDS encoding thermonuclease family protein, with the protein MFHSFRSSLLLVLLVAVTVWPLTSSAEGGEPGCKYKQWVRLIEHDGEEVSLSSARIRVIAGDELLITMADGHLQLVRLHNILCPQPGQALDSKAREFTLKYIEKNRASLYWLETGKRDDHLVGHIYSGEPDFSVLDSDIGSMLGNELVYSGLASVESDSPGASSESLLVMRRNEELLSFQDAAIASKRGLWSATVKNKPQVLLVRQFKFSGRDYWATYLEDFEYTSWHRSWQRAKLEATGEAPPTDAPPSDPTAVGEVKPDEQLTNCVFNRNRSDNRDKVPWNGAVWECGEYYNNGRCKFTRKYKGGDPIANKMGSRPDGEKVRIERSDVKAVEARPSEASKPERVSSVPSAKTTAFGEGEKLANCVFNRNRSDNREKVIWNGAVWTCGEYYNNGRCKFTKKLRDLKPQ; encoded by the coding sequence GTGTTTCATAGTTTCAGATCTTCTCTCTTGCTTGTTCTCCTGGTAGCAGTGACAGTTTGGCCCTTAACCAGTAGCGCAGAAGGTGGAGAACCCGGTTGTAAATACAAACAGTGGGTAAGGTTGATAGAGCATGATGGTGAGGAGGTAAGTCTGTCCAGTGCCAGAATAAGAGTAATCGCCGGTGATGAACTCTTAATTACCATGGCGGATGGTCATCTGCAGCTCGTCCGCCTCCATAATATTCTCTGTCCGCAGCCCGGCCAGGCATTAGACTCAAAAGCCAGAGAATTTACCCTTAAATACATCGAAAAAAACCGCGCTAGCCTCTATTGGCTGGAAACTGGCAAGAGAGACGATCATCTGGTTGGTCACATTTATTCAGGGGAGCCGGACTTCTCAGTTCTTGACTCCGACATAGGGAGTATGCTTGGCAACGAGTTGGTTTACTCAGGGCTGGCCTCTGTCGAGTCAGACTCGCCTGGCGCCTCTTCTGAGTCATTGCTGGTAATGAGGAGAAATGAAGAGCTCCTCTCCTTCCAGGATGCGGCTATCGCCAGCAAAAGAGGACTTTGGTCCGCTACGGTAAAAAACAAGCCTCAGGTTCTCCTGGTCCGCCAATTCAAATTTTCCGGCAGGGACTATTGGGCAACCTACCTGGAGGACTTTGAGTACACCAGTTGGCACCGCAGTTGGCAGCGTGCCAAATTAGAGGCAACCGGGGAAGCACCCCCGACGGACGCCCCGCCAAGTGATCCCACGGCTGTCGGGGAGGTCAAACCTGATGAGCAGCTGACCAACTGTGTATTTAATAGAAACCGCTCTGACAACCGGGATAAAGTTCCTTGGAACGGTGCTGTTTGGGAGTGTGGGGAATATTATAACAACGGTCGTTGCAAATTCACCAGAAAGTATAAGGGCGGTGATCCCATAGCAAACAAAATGGGTTCTCGGCCAGACGGGGAAAAAGTTCGGATTGAAAGATCTGATGTGAAGGCTGTGGAGGCCAGGCCTTCTGAGGCTTCAAAGCCTGAGAGAGTATCGAGCGTCCCTTCAGCTAAGACCACAGCTTTCGGGGAGGGCGAGAAGCTGGCCAACTGTGTATTCAACAGAAACCGCTCTGACAACCGGGAAAAAGTTATCTGGAACGGTGCTGTTTGGACGTGTGGGGAATATTATAACAACGGTCGTTGCAAATTCACAAAAAAGCTTAGAGACCTGAAACCCCAGTGA
- the ribB gene encoding 3,4-dihydroxy-2-butanone-4-phosphate synthase yields MGQSLLSSFGDAQQRVEKSLQALRQGEGVLLVDDEDRENEGDLIYSAEHLTAKQMALMIREGSGIVCLCLTGEKVDELKLPQMVTNNNSRHGTGFTISIEARDGVTTGVSAADRTQTVKAAIAEGAVAEDLCQPGHVFPLRARDNGVLDRRGHTEGTVDLMKLSGLAPAGLLCELTNVDGTMARLPEIVDFARKRDMQVLSIEDIAQYRQGHNL; encoded by the coding sequence ATGGGTCAGTCTCTATTGAGTTCTTTTGGCGATGCACAACAGCGAGTTGAAAAATCACTTCAGGCCCTGCGACAGGGAGAAGGGGTGCTTTTGGTGGATGATGAAGATCGCGAAAATGAAGGCGATCTCATCTATTCTGCAGAGCATCTCACCGCCAAGCAGATGGCTCTGATGATCCGGGAAGGTTCGGGTATTGTCTGTCTCTGTTTGACTGGAGAGAAGGTGGATGAGCTTAAGCTACCCCAGATGGTGACCAACAATAATAGCCGCCATGGTACGGGATTCACTATCTCTATCGAGGCTCGGGATGGCGTAACCACGGGCGTTTCTGCGGCAGACCGTACTCAGACTGTCAAGGCAGCTATTGCTGAAGGTGCCGTGGCTGAAGATCTCTGTCAGCCAGGTCATGTTTTTCCACTTCGTGCTCGGGATAATGGCGTACTTGATCGTCGTGGCCATACCGAGGGCACCGTTGATCTGATGAAGCTTTCAGGTCTCGCTCCCGCAGGCCTTCTCTGTGAGTTGACCAATGTCGATGGAACCATGGCTCGTCTTCCCGAGATTGTAGACTTTGCCCGCAAGAGAGATATGCAGGTGCTCAGCATTGAGGATATTGCCCAATATCGTCAGGGACACAATTTATAG